Proteins encoded within one genomic window of Congzhengia minquanensis:
- a CDS encoding glutamate synthase, whose amino-acid sequence MIIEANSMHFSDLNQKVRQASEQKIIINNCIGQRYIASGLEQKQIELHGTPGNALGAYLNGGEITVFGNAQEATGDTMNDGKIVIHGSSGDATGYAMRGGKIFVRGNTGYRAGIHMKEYHEKIPVIVIGGTAGSFLGEYQAGGRIIVLGLGADGGAPVKNFCGTGMHGGKMFLRGNTPPKNLPKQVCAVKATKADLKEIEADIAEFCALFGEDFEAIISSDFFVLTPDSKNPYQQMYTKN is encoded by the coding sequence ATGATTATTGAAGCAAATTCCATGCATTTTTCTGACCTGAACCAAAAGGTGCGCCAGGCAAGTGAACAAAAAATTATAATTAACAACTGCATTGGCCAGCGGTATATCGCAAGCGGCCTGGAGCAAAAGCAAATTGAACTTCACGGAACACCGGGAAACGCCCTGGGAGCATATTTAAACGGCGGGGAAATTACGGTGTTTGGCAACGCCCAGGAAGCCACGGGCGACACCATGAACGACGGCAAAATTGTCATCCACGGTTCCTCGGGAGACGCGACAGGCTATGCCATGCGAGGCGGCAAAATATTTGTCCGCGGCAACACGGGCTACCGGGCCGGAATTCACATGAAGGAATACCACGAAAAAATCCCCGTAATCGTAATAGGCGGAACGGCGGGGAGCTTTTTGGGCGAATATCAGGCCGGCGGCAGGATTATTGTTCTGGGCCTGGGCGCAGACGGCGGCGCTCCGGTGAAAAATTTCTGCGGAACGGGCATGCACGGCGGCAAAATGTTTTTAAGGGGAAACACACCGCCGAAAAACTTGCCGAAGCAGGTTTGCGCTGTGAAAGCCACTAAGGCGGACTTAAAAGAAATTGAGGCCGACATTGCCGAGTTTTGCGCCCTATTCGGCGAGGATTTTGAAGCCATTATCTCGTCCGACTTTTTTGTACTCACGCCGGACTCGAAAAATCCGTATCAACAGATGTATACCAAAAACTAA
- a CDS encoding NAD(P)/FAD-dependent oxidoreductase, which yields MRYVIIGNSAAAIGAVEGIRTVDKEGDITIVSNESHHTYSRPLISYLLCGQTTKEKMKYRPDSFYEDNGCTVFFGTECEKIDEKEQTVTLSDSRKLSYDRLLIATGSSPAVPPIDGLSTVQNKFTFMSLSDAEALEQALKPKSRVLILGAGLIGLKCAEGIAGLAGKITVVDLADRILPNVLDEDAAAIVQRQMEHHGINFVLADGASRFEEKKAFLKSGREIEFDVLVVAVGVRPNTSLICNLGADAKRGIVTNNRQQTEFTNIFAAGDCTVSRDLTTGQNKILALLPNAYMQGHCAGVNMALGQAVYDNAIPINAAGFFGLHLVTAGSYDGIAYVEKSENAYKKLVVKDGLLKGFIIIGDVTRSGIYTSLIRNQTPLDTIDFDLIRRSPGLMAFSRQKRDVILGGAKS from the coding sequence ATGCGTTATGTAATCATCGGAAATTCCGCAGCAGCAATTGGCGCCGTTGAGGGAATCAGAACTGTGGATAAAGAGGGGGACATCACTATTGTTTCAAACGAGTCCCATCACACCTATTCGCGTCCGCTTATCAGCTATTTGTTGTGCGGCCAGACCACCAAGGAAAAAATGAAATACCGCCCGGACTCATTTTATGAAGATAACGGGTGCACGGTTTTTTTCGGAACGGAATGTGAAAAAATTGACGAAAAGGAACAAACCGTCACGCTGTCAGACAGCAGAAAACTTTCCTACGACAGGCTGCTGATTGCCACAGGTTCCTCCCCCGCCGTTCCTCCCATCGACGGTCTGAGCACAGTGCAAAATAAATTCACCTTTATGTCCCTGTCCGATGCAGAAGCATTAGAACAGGCGCTTAAGCCAAAATCACGCGTTTTAATTTTAGGCGCCGGACTGATTGGGCTAAAATGTGCCGAAGGCATTGCCGGTTTGGCAGGCAAAATAACCGTGGTGGATTTGGCAGACCGGATTCTGCCCAACGTGTTAGACGAAGATGCAGCCGCCATTGTGCAAAGGCAAATGGAACACCACGGTATAAACTTTGTTTTGGCCGATGGTGCATCGCGGTTTGAGGAAAAAAAGGCGTTTTTGAAAAGCGGCAGGGAAATTGAGTTTGACGTTTTGGTAGTGGCTGTTGGCGTGCGGCCAAACACTTCACTGATATGCAATTTAGGAGCAGACGCAAAGCGCGGCATTGTGACCAACAATCGTCAGCAAACAGAATTTACAAACATTTTTGCTGCCGGGGACTGCACCGTAAGCCGCGATCTCACCACCGGACAGAATAAAATTTTGGCTTTGCTGCCCAACGCCTACATGCAGGGACATTGCGCCGGTGTCAACATGGCCTTAGGCCAAGCAGTTTATGACAACGCAATTCCCATTAACGCTGCCGGCTTTTTTGGTCTTCACTTAGTCACTGCCGGCTCTTACGACGGCATAGCGTACGTTGAAAAATCGGAAAATGCCTATAAAAAACTGGTGGTGAAGGACGGACTTTTAAAAGGTTTTATCATTATCGGCGACGTGACACGTTCGGGCATCTACACTTCCCTCATCCGAAACCAAACGCCTTTAGATACCATTGATTTTGATTTAATTCGCCGCAGTCCCGGTCTGATGGCCTTTTCCAGACAAAAGCGCGACGTTATTTTAGGAGGTGCCAAGTCATGA
- a CDS encoding 4Fe-4S dicluster domain-containing protein — protein MKRVYVNEDWCLGCHLCEYNCAFANSGSQDMVSALKGVKIHPRIQIEEADGICFAVSCRHCEDPLCVKACITGALTQRNGLISIDSGKCVGCFTCILSCPYGAIVPGEGTAVQKCELCAQTTNGEPACVAGCPNRAIVFEEREEG, from the coding sequence ATGAAACGAGTTTATGTAAACGAAGACTGGTGTTTGGGCTGTCATCTTTGCGAATATAACTGCGCTTTTGCAAACTCCGGCAGTCAAGACATGGTAAGCGCGTTAAAAGGTGTAAAAATTCATCCAAGAATTCAGATAGAAGAAGCCGACGGCATTTGCTTTGCAGTTTCGTGCCGTCACTGTGAAGACCCCCTGTGCGTGAAAGCCTGCATCACCGGTGCGCTCACGCAACGCAACGGACTCATTTCCATCGACAGCGGCAAGTGTGTGGGGTGCTTTACCTGCATTTTAAGCTGTCCCTATGGGGCAATTGTGCCAGGCGAGGGTACAGCAGTGCAAAAGTGCGAATTGTGTGCGCAAACAACTAACGGGGAGCCGGCGTGCGTGGCCGGCTGTCCGAACCGCGCAATTGTATTTGAAGAACGGGAGGAGGGCTAA
- a CDS encoding glutamate synthase-related protein, with protein sequence MPINFLYPEYEIIRDTNKCIACRVCQRQCANEAHTFDEEAGIVLSDSAKCVNCHRCVSLCPTRALKIVKTDHTFRENGNWDSNAITEIYKQAESGGVLLSSMGNPKDFPVYFNKILINASQVTNPSIDPLREPMETKVTLGAKPSRIERDENGDIVDNRTPSLTLSTPVMFSAMSYGSISYNAHKSLALAAKELGIYYNTGEGGLHEDFYEYGANTIVQVASGRFGVHKDFLSAGAAIEIKMGQGAKPGIGGHLPGEKIVGDVAKTRMIPEGSDAISPAPHHDIYSIEDLRQLVFSLKEATNYQKPVIVKIAAVHNVAAIASGVARSGADIIAIDGFRGGTGAAPTRIRDNVGIPIELALASVDERLRQEGIRDNVSIVVGGSIHSSADMVKAIALGADAVYIGTAALLALGCHLCRSCQGGRCNWGIATQRPDLVKRLNPEIGKNRLVNLVNAWTHEIKEMMGGMGINSIEALRGNRLMLRGVGLTEKELAILGIKHAGE encoded by the coding sequence ATGCCAATTAATTTTCTCTATCCTGAATATGAAATCATACGCGACACAAACAAATGCATTGCTTGCCGGGTGTGTCAGCGCCAATGCGCCAACGAAGCGCATACGTTTGATGAAGAAGCAGGCATCGTGCTCTCCGACAGTGCAAAATGTGTCAATTGCCACCGGTGCGTTTCGCTCTGCCCAACCCGGGCACTGAAAATTGTGAAGACCGACCACACCTTCCGGGAAAACGGAAACTGGGACAGCAACGCCATTACTGAAATATATAAACAGGCCGAAAGCGGCGGCGTTTTGCTCTCCTCCATGGGCAATCCCAAAGATTTTCCTGTTTATTTCAATAAAATTCTCATCAATGCGTCCCAGGTGACGAACCCCTCCATAGACCCTTTGCGGGAACCGATGGAAACCAAAGTTACCCTGGGCGCAAAACCAAGCCGCATTGAACGGGACGAAAACGGTGACATTGTTGACAACCGCACCCCATCCCTCACGCTTTCCACCCCGGTAATGTTTTCCGCCATGTCTTACGGTTCCATTAGCTATAACGCCCACAAGAGCTTGGCGTTGGCAGCCAAAGAGCTGGGCATTTATTACAACACCGGCGAGGGCGGCCTCCATGAAGATTTTTATGAATATGGCGCAAACACCATTGTTCAGGTGGCGTCGGGCCGGTTTGGCGTGCACAAGGATTTTCTCTCCGCCGGCGCGGCAATTGAAATTAAAATGGGCCAGGGCGCAAAGCCGGGCATCGGCGGTCATCTACCCGGCGAAAAAATTGTGGGCGACGTTGCGAAAACCCGCATGATTCCAGAGGGTAGCGACGCCATTTCCCCCGCTCCCCACCACGACATCTATTCCATTGAAGATCTTAGGCAGCTGGTGTTTTCTTTAAAAGAGGCCACCAACTATCAAAAGCCCGTAATTGTGAAAATTGCGGCGGTGCACAACGTGGCGGCCATTGCCAGCGGTGTTGCAAGAAGCGGCGCGGACATTATTGCCATCGACGGGTTTCGCGGCGGCACAGGCGCGGCGCCCACCCGAATCCGCGACAACGTAGGCATTCCCATTGAGCTGGCTTTGGCCAGCGTAGATGAGCGGCTCCGCCAGGAGGGCATCCGCGACAACGTGTCAATCGTTGTGGGCGGCAGCATCCACTCCAGCGCAGACATGGTGAAAGCAATTGCCTTAGGTGCCGACGCGGTATATATCGGCACGGCGGCCCTTTTGGCCTTAGGGTGCCATTTGTGCAGGTCCTGCCAGGGGGGCAGGTGCAACTGGGGCATTGCCACCCAGCGGCCTGATTTGGTGAAACGGTTAAACCCTGAAATTGGCAAAAACCGGCTGGTAAATCTGGTAAATGCCTGGACACATGAGATAAAAGAAATGATGGGCGGCATGGGCATTAACTCCATCGAAGCCCTGCGGGGCAACCGGCTCATGCTCCGGGGTGTGGGACTTACCGAAAAAGAACTTGCAATTTTGGGGATTAAACATGCTGGAGAATAA
- a CDS encoding class II glutamine amidotransferase produces the protein MVKEGQVRIPSGCAISGIFSKNGRRMAGDDIIKSIAVMHDRSNGLGGGFAGYGIYPEYRDLYAFHIFYDSLEAKTACEKFLDLHFDVVNLSKIPTRKVASITDEPLIWRYFVTPLPTKLADSQLEEREFVARSVMKINTHISGAYVFSSGKNMGVFKAVGFPEDVGAFYRLEEYEGYCWTAHGRYPTNTPGWWGGAHPFAMLDYSIVHNGEISSYDANRRYIEMFGYKCCLLTDTEVITYMIDFLNRRKGLSLKETAEVIAAPFWSTIDQMPEKDKKRLTYLRETFPGLLITGPFSILLGFEGGMMALNDRLKLRSMVAAERGDIVYVASEEAAIRIIAPELDKIWSPAGGEPVIVTLNGGEPNAN, from the coding sequence ATGGTAAAAGAGGGCCAGGTTCGCATTCCGTCCGGCTGCGCCATCTCCGGCATATTTTCTAAGAATGGCAGACGTATGGCGGGGGACGACATCATAAAATCCATCGCCGTAATGCACGACCGCTCCAACGGATTAGGCGGCGGCTTTGCCGGCTATGGCATTTATCCCGAATACCGCGATTTATATGCGTTTCACATTTTTTATGACAGTTTGGAAGCAAAAACAGCATGTGAAAAGTTTTTGGATTTGCATTTCGACGTGGTAAACCTTTCAAAAATTCCCACCAGAAAGGTTGCGTCCATCACCGACGAACCCCTCATCTGGCGCTATTTTGTAACGCCGCTTCCAACAAAACTTGCCGACAGTCAGCTAGAAGAACGCGAGTTTGTGGCGCGGAGCGTAATGAAAATCAACACCCACATTTCTGGTGCCTATGTGTTTTCCAGCGGAAAGAACATGGGAGTGTTTAAGGCGGTGGGCTTTCCCGAAGACGTGGGCGCATTTTACCGCTTAGAGGAATATGAGGGTTACTGCTGGACGGCTCACGGCCGCTACCCAACCAACACCCCAGGCTGGTGGGGCGGTGCCCATCCCTTTGCCATGCTGGACTATTCCATTGTCCACAACGGCGAAATTTCGTCCTACGACGCGAATCGCCGCTATATTGAAATGTTCGGCTACAAGTGCTGCCTGCTCACCGACACCGAGGTTATCACCTATATGATAGATTTCTTAAACAGACGCAAGGGCCTCTCTTTAAAAGAAACCGCAGAGGTCATAGCCGCGCCGTTTTGGTCCACCATTGATCAGATGCCGGAAAAGGATAAAAAACGGCTGACATACCTGCGGGAAACTTTTCCCGGCCTGCTCATCACCGGCCCGTTTTCCATTCTTTTGGGCTTTGAGGGCGGTATGATGGCGCTGAACGACCGGCTGAAGCTGCGGTCGATGGTGGCTGCAGAACGCGGTGACATTGTCTACGTTGCCAGCGAGGAGGCGGCAATTCGGATTATTGCGCCTGAACTGGACAAAATCTGGTCCCCCGCAGGCGGCGAGCCTGTAATTGTAACGTTAAACGGAGGTGAACCCAATGCCAATTAA
- a CDS encoding helix-turn-helix domain-containing protein, which translates to MSTDYEMRLGKNIQKLRKMRDLSQEQLAKKLQLSGCDISPYTLSRIELCQKHVRADELKSLKEVFGITFDELMEV; encoded by the coding sequence ATGAGCACAGATTATGAAATGAGGTTGGGAAAAAACATTCAAAAGCTGCGCAAAATGCGAGATTTGTCCCAAGAGCAGCTAGCAAAAAAACTGCAGCTTTCGGGCTGCGACATAAGCCCATACACCCTATCGCGGATTGAGCTTTGTCAAAAACACGTTCGGGCGGATGAGCTAAAAAGTTTGAAAGAGGTGTTTGGCATTACCTTTGACGAACTGATGGAAGTTTAA
- a CDS encoding helix-turn-helix domain-containing protein: MGIKQAIVIRIKDLCDERRIKITTLARMSAVSPSTIYSIFNEERKDVGTVLLKKICDGLEIELKSFYDDPVFSDLEPEVK, encoded by the coding sequence ATGGGGATTAAACAGGCTATTGTCATTCGCATTAAAGATTTATGCGATGAACGTAGAATTAAAATTACTACACTTGCCAGAATGTCCGCAGTTTCTCCATCTACCATTTACAGCATATTTAATGAAGAGCGAAAGGACGTTGGCACTGTTCTGCTGAAAAAAATTTGTGACGGACTGGAAATTGAACTGAAGTCCTTTTATGACGATCCGGTTTTCTCCGATTTGGAACCGGAGGTGAAATAA
- a CDS encoding glutamine synthetase III, giving the protein MANIPEFFGSLVFNDQTMRQRLPKDTYKALKKTVRMGKPIDKSIANVVAATMKDWAVEHGATHYTHWFQPMTGITAEKHDSFITPIEDGSVILEFSGKELVQGEPDASSFPSGGLRATFEARGYTAWDPTSYAFIKDGALCIPTAFYSYGGEALDKKTPLLRSMEALNIQALRILKLFGKTNVKRVFTTVGPEQEYFLVERSMFDKRKDLIFTGRTLFGAMPPKGQEMDDHYFGTIKPRVSAFMKDLNEELWKLGVLAKTEHNEVAPSQHELAPIFTTTNIAADHNQLTMEIMQKVAQRHGLACLLHEKPFAGVNGSGKHNNWSMSTDTGINLLEPGDSPMENAQFLLFLSAVIKAVDEYQDLLRISVATPGNDHRLGANEAPPAIVSMFLGEELEAVLKAIVNEDEDYVHHGREEFEVGVSVLPKISKDATDRNRTSPFAFTGNKFEFRMLGSASSISDVNVVLNTIVAEALCQFADALEKSPTVEEDLHSLIQATVEKHKRIIFNGNSYSKEWEEEAARRGLYNLKTTAEALPYFVSDKNVALFNKHHIFTEVEMESRLEILLENYSKTINIEALTMLEMIKKDIIPAVCSYIKDLTEIATMKKGLSADINADVETELIAKLSSLSACLYKKAEKLQADMVSASDYEDDAQALANYYKNTIFVDMQEARADADELETLVGERYWPYPTYGELLFGVK; this is encoded by the coding sequence ATGGCAAACATACCGGAATTTTTCGGCTCGCTGGTTTTTAACGACCAGACCATGCGGCAGCGTCTGCCGAAGGATACATACAAGGCGCTGAAAAAAACCGTCCGCATGGGAAAACCCATTGACAAAAGCATTGCAAACGTTGTTGCGGCAACCATGAAGGACTGGGCGGTGGAGCACGGCGCAACCCACTACACCCACTGGTTCCAGCCCATGACGGGCATCACGGCGGAAAAGCACGACAGCTTTATTACCCCCATTGAAGACGGCAGCGTGATTTTGGAGTTTTCGGGCAAGGAGCTTGTTCAGGGTGAGCCCGATGCTTCGAGCTTCCCGTCTGGCGGACTTCGGGCCACCTTTGAGGCAAGGGGATACACCGCGTGGGATCCTACGTCATATGCATTCATTAAAGACGGTGCGCTGTGTATTCCTACCGCGTTTTACTCCTATGGCGGCGAGGCGCTGGACAAAAAAACGCCATTGCTCCGTTCTATGGAAGCGTTGAACATTCAGGCTCTTAGAATTTTAAAGCTGTTTGGCAAAACCAACGTAAAGCGCGTGTTCACTACTGTTGGGCCGGAACAGGAATATTTTTTGGTAGAGCGTTCCATGTTTGACAAACGGAAGGACTTAATTTTTACAGGCAGAACGTTGTTCGGCGCAATGCCCCCCAAGGGTCAGGAGATGGACGACCACTATTTCGGCACCATTAAGCCCAGGGTCAGCGCCTTTATGAAAGACTTAAACGAGGAGCTGTGGAAGCTGGGGGTTTTGGCAAAGACCGAGCACAACGAGGTTGCCCCTTCTCAGCATGAGCTGGCCCCCATTTTTACCACCACCAACATTGCGGCGGACCACAACCAGCTCACCATGGAGATTATGCAAAAGGTGGCCCAGCGTCACGGGCTGGCCTGCCTGCTTCACGAAAAGCCCTTTGCCGGCGTAAACGGCAGCGGCAAGCACAACAACTGGTCTATGAGCACCGACACCGGCATAAACTTGCTTGAGCCCGGCGATTCTCCCATGGAAAATGCACAGTTTTTGCTGTTTTTGTCTGCGGTTATCAAAGCAGTTGATGAATATCAGGATTTACTCAGAATTTCTGTTGCAACACCGGGCAATGACCACCGCTTAGGTGCAAACGAAGCGCCTCCGGCTATTGTGTCTATGTTCTTGGGCGAGGAATTAGAAGCGGTGTTAAAAGCCATTGTGAACGAGGACGAGGACTATGTTCACCACGGCAGAGAAGAATTTGAGGTGGGCGTTTCGGTGCTTCCGAAAATTTCGAAGGATGCAACCGACAGAAACCGCACGTCACCCTTTGCATTCACGGGCAACAAGTTTGAGTTCCGCATGCTGGGCTCTGCAAGCTCCATTTCTGATGTAAACGTTGTGCTGAACACTATTGTGGCCGAAGCGTTGTGCCAGTTTGCCGATGCACTGGAAAAAAGCCCCACTGTGGAGGAGGACTTACATTCCCTCATTCAGGCAACGGTGGAAAAGCACAAGCGCATTATCTTTAACGGCAACAGCTACAGCAAAGAGTGGGAGGAAGAGGCGGCAAGGCGCGGCCTTTATAACTTAAAGACAACCGCAGAGGCGCTGCCATATTTTGTTTCCGACAAAAACGTGGCGCTGTTTAACAAGCACCACATCTTCACCGAAGTGGAAATGGAGTCGCGGCTGGAGATTTTGCTAGAAAATTATAGCAAAACTATTAACATTGAGGCGCTGACCATGCTGGAAATGATTAAAAAAGACATTATTCCCGCAGTTTGTTCCTATATTAAAGATTTAACAGAAATTGCTACCATGAAGAAAGGCCTCTCAGCCGACATCAACGCAGATGTGGAAACAGAGCTCATCGCAAAGCTTTCGTCTCTTTCCGCTTGTCTTTATAAGAAGGCGGAGAAACTGCAGGCCGACATGGTTTCAGCCAGCGACTATGAAGATGATGCGCAAGCGCTGGCAAACTATTATAAAAACACCATTTTTGTAGATATGCAGGAAGCCCGGGCCGACGCAGACGAATTGGAAACCTTAGTTGGCGAACGGTATTGGCCCTATCCTACCTACGGCGAGCTTCTGTTCGGTGTTAAATAA
- a CDS encoding ammonium transporter has protein sequence MDVNSILTNGEITSFIEGVVDNAAFGIWFLIGAALVFFMQAGFAMVESGFTRAKNAGNIIMKNLMDFCIGTVCFIFIGFSLMMAEDYVMGIIGVPNLGIFTDFGGFIEANASSFVFNLVFCATAATIVSGAMAERTKFVSYCIYSAVISLVVYPVEAGWIWNSQGWLAQMGFHDYAGSCAIHMVGGIAAFIGAAILGPRLGKYTKDKNGKVVKVNAIPGHAITIGALGCFILWFGWYGFNGAAAKSVSELGSIFLTTTIAPAVATVVCMIFTWIKNGKPDVSMCLNASLAGLVGITAGCAALDAAGSLIVGVVSGILVVVVVELLDLKLHIDDPVGAVGVHLANGIWGTLAVGLLANPDAPAGLNGLLYTGDPHQLFVQFIGVVAVAAWAVVTMFITFTVIKKTIGLRVTPEEEIMGLDATEHGLPSAYADFVPAVEKLDIPTLGAVGAVPKSRAIDVKDVSTKAPEGSAKLTKITIIAKQGRFEALKEALNQIGVNGMTVTQVMGCGAQKGKPEYYRGVPIEMNLLPKVQVDVVVSKIPVITVVEAAKDALYTGHIGDGKIFVYDVEDAIKVRTGETGYDALQDD, from the coding sequence ATGGACGTAAACAGCATTCTCACAAACGGGGAAATCACTTCCTTTATTGAAGGGGTTGTGGACAATGCCGCTTTCGGTATTTGGTTTTTAATCGGCGCGGCACTGGTGTTCTTTATGCAGGCGGGCTTTGCCATGGTGGAGTCGGGCTTTACCAGGGCGAAAAACGCCGGGAACATCATTATGAAAAACCTGATGGATTTTTGCATTGGCACGGTTTGCTTTATATTTATCGGGTTTTCCCTGATGATGGCAGAAGACTATGTTATGGGCATTATCGGCGTACCAAACTTAGGAATTTTCACTGATTTTGGCGGATTTATCGAAGCAAATGCTTCAAGCTTTGTGTTTAACCTGGTGTTCTGCGCAACGGCGGCCACCATTGTTTCCGGCGCAATGGCAGAGCGCACAAAATTTGTTTCCTATTGCATCTATTCTGCGGTTATTTCGCTGGTGGTGTATCCCGTCGAAGCGGGCTGGATTTGGAATTCTCAGGGCTGGCTGGCGCAGATGGGCTTTCACGACTATGCAGGCTCCTGCGCAATTCACATGGTGGGCGGCATTGCAGCCTTCATTGGCGCAGCTATTTTAGGGCCTCGTCTTGGAAAATATACAAAGGACAAAAACGGCAAAGTGGTTAAGGTAAATGCAATTCCGGGCCACGCCATTACCATTGGCGCACTGGGTTGTTTCATTCTGTGGTTTGGCTGGTATGGCTTTAACGGCGCGGCGGCAAAAAGCGTGTCTGAGCTGGGTTCCATTTTTCTCACCACAACCATTGCCCCGGCAGTTGCAACAGTTGTCTGTATGATTTTCACCTGGATTAAAAACGGCAAGCCAGACGTTTCCATGTGCTTAAACGCCTCGCTGGCAGGGCTGGTTGGAATTACGGCAGGGTGTGCGGCGTTAGACGCTGCAGGCTCGCTAATTGTTGGCGTGGTTTCTGGCATTTTGGTTGTGGTTGTGGTTGAATTATTAGACTTAAAGCTGCACATAGATGACCCAGTGGGCGCGGTGGGCGTGCACCTGGCAAACGGCATTTGGGGCACATTGGCGGTGGGCCTGCTGGCAAACCCCGATGCACCTGCGGGCTTAAACGGCCTTCTTTACACAGGCGATCCGCACCAGCTTTTTGTTCAGTTCATTGGAGTCGTAGCCGTTGCAGCATGGGCAGTGGTAACCATGTTCATTACCTTTACGGTAATTAAAAAGACCATTGGTCTGCGGGTAACACCGGAGGAAGAAATTATGGGACTGGATGCAACAGAGCACGGCCTGCCCAGTGCCTATGCAGACTTTGTGCCTGCGGTTGAAAAGCTGGACATTCCTACATTGGGTGCTGTTGGAGCTGTTCCCAAATCAAGGGCAATTGACGTGAAGGACGTTTCCACAAAGGCGCCCGAGGGCTCGGCAAAGCTTACAAAAATAACCATTATTGCCAAGCAGGGCAGGTTCGAGGCATTAAAAGAGGCGCTGAACCAAATCGGCGTAAACGGCATGACGGTAACCCAGGTCATGGGCTGCGGCGCGCAGAAGGGTAAGCCGGAATATTACCGCGGCGTTCCCATTGAAATGAATCTGCTGCCCAAAGTGCAGGTAGACGTGGTTGTAAGCAAAATTCCGGTTATAACTGTGGTTGAAGCGGCAAAAGACGCGCTTTACACCGGCCACATCGGCGACGGCAAAATTTTTGTTTACGACGTGGAGGATGCAATTAAGGTCCGCACTGGGGAAACAGGCTACGATGCGCTTCAGGACGATTAA
- a CDS encoding MATE family efflux transporter: MLQKVLGGRRFWGSVLSLAIPIAVQNLLTSSFTLVDTLMVGQLGDVSLAAVGMAGQWSWFLNMVLFGICSGASVFFAQYFGDKNHGGIVKTYGIAVSSAFLVSLAFLVVGLSVPKGVISIFNRDAGVLDAGSRYLKIAVFSYPAIVLNMIACAVLRSTKRVKLPMYVAFFTTIANAFLDYGLIFGAFGLPEMGIEGAAVATVISSWSGPVIIYIVMAIQKDDIFFAPVREIFGFTRHMVADFYKKALPVILNESLWGLGTICYNIIFANLGYEYSAAVTILRTFENIAFAFFVGFNNAGCVMVGQDIGAGNIKRALKDARRFMIIVPLAGVVVGIFVLFFREQLIYIFNMGGKITEKTLSAAMGIMLVYAIEVPIRNIPYVIIVAIFRSGGDTKTGMKYDLICLWAISLPVTFIAAFVIKLPFVLVFACSYVFEDYLKSVLCLKHFFSKKWIKPVTETGRAALQEYMAEAE; encoded by the coding sequence GTGCTACAAAAAGTGTTAGGCGGCAGAAGATTTTGGGGGTCGGTTTTGTCCCTTGCAATTCCCATTGCCGTGCAGAATTTGCTTACAAGCTCGTTTACGCTGGTAGATACGCTCATGGTTGGCCAACTTGGCGACGTAAGCCTTGCGGCTGTGGGCATGGCGGGCCAGTGGAGCTGGTTTTTAAATATGGTTTTATTCGGAATTTGTTCCGGTGCGTCAGTGTTTTTCGCCCAATATTTTGGCGACAAAAACCACGGCGGCATTGTAAAAACGTATGGAATTGCAGTGTCGTCTGCCTTTTTGGTGTCGCTGGCGTTTTTGGTTGTGGGACTTTCCGTTCCCAAAGGCGTTATCAGCATTTTTAACCGGGACGCCGGCGTGTTAGACGCCGGAAGCAGATATTTAAAAATTGCGGTGTTTTCCTATCCGGCCATTGTGCTGAACATGATAGCATGCGCCGTTCTGCGCTCTACAAAACGGGTGAAGCTGCCCATGTATGTGGCGTTTTTCACCACCATTGCCAACGCCTTTTTAGACTATGGCTTAATTTTCGGCGCATTCGGCCTGCCGGAAATGGGCATTGAGGGCGCGGCTGTGGCAACGGTGATTTCGTCTTGGTCCGGCCCAGTGATTATTTACATCGTTATGGCCATTCAGAAAGACGACATCTTTTTCGCCCCGGTGAGGGAGATTTTCGGCTTTACCAGGCACATGGTGGCAGACTTTTATAAAAAAGCCCTGCCAGTTATTTTAAACGAATCGCTGTGGGGCCTCGGCACCATTTGCTATAACATTATTTTTGCAAACTTAGGGTATGAATATTCCGCCGCAGTGACCATTCTGCGTACCTTTGAAAACATTGCTTTTGCGTTCTTTGTTGGGTTTAACAACGCGGGCTGTGTTATGGTTGGGCAGGACATTGGCGCGGGCAACATCAAGCGCGCTTTAAAAGACGCAAGGCGGTTTATGATAATTGTTCCCTTAGCGGGCGTGGTAGTGGGCATTTTTGTGCTTTTCTTCCGCGAACAGCTCATTTACATCTTTAACATGGGCGGCAAAATTACAGAGAAAACCCTGTCCGCCGCAATGGGCATTATGCTTGTTTACGCCATTGAGGTGCCCATTCGAAACATTCCTTATGTGATTATTGTGGCTATTTTCCGTTCCGGCGGCGACACGAAAACCGGCATGAAATATGACCTGATTTGCCTTTGGGCAATTTCGCTGCCTGTTACATTCATTGCGGCGTTTGTTATTAAGCTTCCGTTTGTGCTGGTGTTTGCGTGCAGCTATGTGTTTGAGGACTATTTAAAATCCGTGTTGTGCCTGAAACACTTTTTCTCGAAAAAATGGATTAAACCCGTAACCGAAACGGGCCGGGCGGCCTTACAGGAATATATGGCTGAAGCGGAGTGA